A single region of the Pseudorhodoplanes sp. genome encodes:
- the hisI gene encoding phosphoribosyl-AMP cyclohydrolase → MTSKSKIEEGQTFSPKFDADGLVTAVATDSKTGDLLMVAHMNAEALQKTIATGEAHYFSRSRRKLWRKGEDSGHTQRVVEMRVDCDQDAVWLRVEQAGPGACHTGRRSCFYRAIPLGQSGAVMLEFRDADRAFDPASAYGRKP, encoded by the coding sequence GTGACCTCCAAGAGCAAAATCGAGGAAGGCCAAACCTTCTCCCCCAAATTCGATGCCGATGGTCTTGTCACCGCGGTCGCGACGGATTCGAAGACCGGCGATCTGCTGATGGTCGCGCACATGAATGCCGAGGCGCTGCAGAAAACCATCGCCACGGGTGAGGCGCATTATTTCAGCCGCTCGCGCAGGAAGCTCTGGCGCAAGGGCGAGGACTCCGGCCACACTCAGCGCGTCGTCGAGATGCGGGTTGATTGCGACCAGGACGCAGTGTGGCTCAGGGTCGAGCAGGCAGGACCCGGCGCTTGCCATACCGGGCGACGCTCGTGTTTCTACCGCGCGATCCCCTTGGGACAATCTGGCGCGGTGATGCTGGAATTCCGCGACGCCGACAGGGCTTTCGACCCCGCAAGCGCTTATGGCCGCAAGCCGTAA
- the folE gene encoding GTP cyclohydrolase I FolE, with translation MDAIIKPWPKNSPEHKAEQPSDHVRAAPAPLENRPSREAAMEAVRTLIAYAGDNPAREGVLETPGRVVDAFDELYAGYRDCPAEVLDKTFSETGAYDDFVLVKDIAFNSHCEHHMMPFFGKAHIAYMPVGRVVGLSKLARLVDVYAKRLQTQEHMNAQIVTAIEEILKPRGVAVMIEAEHMCMSMRGVTKPGALTLTTQFRGLFKDDPNEQVRFITAVRSGQL, from the coding sequence ATGGACGCGATCATCAAGCCTTGGCCCAAAAACTCGCCTGAACACAAGGCCGAACAGCCCTCGGACCACGTCCGGGCGGCGCCGGCGCCGCTGGAGAATCGGCCGAGCCGCGAGGCAGCGATGGAGGCGGTGCGCACCCTGATCGCTTATGCGGGCGACAATCCGGCGCGCGAGGGCGTGCTCGAGACCCCCGGCCGCGTGGTCGACGCCTTCGACGAACTCTATGCGGGCTACCGCGATTGCCCGGCCGAGGTACTCGACAAGACCTTCTCCGAGACCGGCGCCTATGACGATTTCGTGCTGGTGAAGGACATTGCCTTCAACTCGCATTGCGAACACCACATGATGCCTTTCTTCGGCAAGGCGCATATCGCCTACATGCCGGTCGGCCGGGTGGTGGGGCTGTCGAAGCTCGCGCGCCTCGTCGATGTCTACGCCAAGCGCCTGCAGACGCAAGAGCACATGAACGCGCAGATCGTCACCGCGATCGAAGAGATACTGAAGCCGCGCGGCGTCGCCGTAATGATCGAGGCCGAGCATATGTGCATGTCGATGCGCGGGGTGACCAAGCCCGGCGCGCTGACCCTGACCACGCAATTCCGCGGTCTGTTCAAGGACGATCCCAACGAGCAGGTGCGGTTCATCACCGCGGTGCGGTCGGGTCAGCTGTAG
- a CDS encoding iron-sulfur cluster assembly scaffold protein: MLNDVYNTRILELAGSIPRIGRMAQPDASATAHSKLCGSTVTVDLKMDGDTVTDFAHDVKACALGQASSSIMARNVVGSKADELRSLRETVRRMLKENGSPPSGKWADIAVLEPVRDYKARHASTMLTFDAVVSAIDQIESARRQKVAAE; this comes from the coding sequence ATGCTTAATGACGTCTACAACACCCGCATTCTGGAACTGGCCGGGTCGATCCCGCGGATCGGCCGGATGGCGCAGCCCGATGCCTCCGCCACCGCCCATTCCAAGCTGTGCGGCTCAACCGTCACCGTGGATCTGAAAATGGACGGGGATACGGTCACCGACTTCGCCCATGACGTGAAGGCCTGCGCACTGGGTCAGGCCTCCTCCTCGATCATGGCCCGCAACGTCGTCGGCTCGAAAGCCGACGAGCTGCGAAGCCTGCGTGAGACCGTCCGCCGCATGCTGAAAGAGAATGGCAGCCCTCCATCCGGCAAATGGGCCGACATCGCGGTGCTGGAACCGGTGCGCGACTACAAGGCGCGGCATGCCTCGACCATGCTGACCTTCGACGCCGTGGTCTCCGCCATCGATCAGATCGAAAGTGCGCGCCGGCAGAAGGTCGCGGCGGAGTAA
- the yidD gene encoding membrane protein insertion efficiency factor YidD: protein MAHANCMHCVRRAPRQAGRALVKAYRYTLSPLIGFHCRHLPTCSEYADEALSRFGLWAGGWMTLARLLRCHPYGTSGLDFVPREMPKRARWFLPWRYARWRGTNSVPAEQSGTRNTGCH, encoded by the coding sequence ATGGCGCATGCGAATTGCATGCATTGTGTCCGCCGGGCACCACGGCAGGCAGGCCGCGCGCTAGTGAAAGCTTATCGCTACACTCTGTCTCCACTTATCGGGTTCCACTGCCGACACCTGCCGACCTGCTCCGAATATGCAGACGAAGCCTTGTCCCGCTTTGGTCTTTGGGCCGGCGGCTGGATGACGCTCGCGCGATTGTTGCGCTGCCATCCTTATGGAACATCAGGGTTGGACTTCGTCCCGCGCGAGATGCCGAAGCGCGCGCGGTGGTTTTTGCCGTGGCGCTATGCAAGATGGCGCGGGACCAATTCGGTTCCGGCAGAGCAAAGCGGCACGCGCAACACCGGCTGCCACTGA
- a CDS encoding TAXI family TRAP transporter solute-binding subunit — translation MSNVCSRRMRWVRVFFCLATIGLFAIADDYSAAAAGRGSGNVVQPKAPGDDDRVSIGEEINNNTVSIVSGNLNGTYLSIAYDLSAVLDDGNSFRVLPVIGKGGGQNIRDVRFLKGIDLGITQSPLLGLFRKSNELGNIDHKIVYIAKLFNEELHLIVAEQSGITSIEQLHGKKVNFSDVGSGTQLSTRDIFNRLGITPIEVNMGQGDAFEAIKRGEIAATILIAGKPTGSMSKLKGADGFRLLPVPYTKALHNDYLPATLRSVDYPNLIDPQAQVETVAVGAVLIAYNWPKGTDRYKRLEKFVERFFPQLAEFQKAPRHPKWKEANLAATLPGWKRFEPAEAWLSRAKAQADTQRMQFEKFTAARTGARPAAMTEEQRDQLFQDFLKWSEARGRK, via the coding sequence ATGAGTAACGTGTGCTCCCGGCGCATGCGCTGGGTGAGAGTTTTCTTTTGCCTCGCGACAATTGGGCTTTTCGCGATTGCCGACGATTATTCCGCAGCAGCCGCGGGCCGCGGCTCCGGCAATGTCGTGCAACCAAAGGCGCCGGGAGACGACGATCGCGTTTCGATCGGCGAGGAGATCAACAACAACACGGTTTCAATCGTCTCCGGCAATCTGAACGGAACCTATCTGTCGATTGCCTACGATCTCTCCGCCGTGCTCGATGACGGCAACTCGTTTCGCGTCCTGCCCGTCATCGGCAAAGGCGGAGGCCAAAATATCCGGGATGTGCGCTTCCTGAAGGGAATTGATCTCGGGATCACCCAGTCGCCGCTGCTTGGCCTTTTCCGCAAATCGAATGAGCTCGGCAATATCGATCACAAGATCGTCTACATTGCCAAGTTGTTCAACGAAGAACTGCATCTGATCGTTGCCGAGCAATCCGGCATCACATCGATCGAGCAACTGCACGGCAAGAAGGTCAATTTCAGCGATGTCGGTTCGGGAACCCAGCTCTCGACGCGCGATATTTTCAACCGGCTCGGTATCACGCCGATCGAGGTCAATATGGGCCAGGGCGACGCATTCGAAGCGATCAAGCGCGGAGAGATTGCGGCGACCATCCTGATTGCGGGCAAGCCAACCGGCTCCATGTCGAAGCTCAAGGGTGCGGATGGCTTCCGCCTTCTGCCGGTGCCTTATACGAAAGCGTTGCATAACGACTATCTGCCGGCAACGCTGCGTTCAGTCGACTATCCCAATCTGATCGATCCGCAGGCGCAGGTGGAAACGGTTGCGGTCGGCGCGGTGCTGATTGCGTATAACTGGCCGAAGGGCACAGACCGCTACAAGCGGCTGGAGAAATTCGTCGAGCGCTTTTTCCCGCAGCTCGCCGAATTCCAGAAGGCGCCGCGCCATCCGAAATGGAAGGAGGCAAACCTCGCCGCCACTTTGCCCGGCTGGAAGCGTTTTGAACCTGCAGAGGCCTGGCTCTCGCGCGCCAAGGCGCAGGCCGACACGCAGCGCATGCAGTTCGAGAAATTCACAGCGGCGAGAACCGGCGCAAGGCCGGCTGCAATGACGGAGGAGCAGCGCGATCAATTGTTTCAGGATTTCCTGAAATGGAGCGAAGCACGAGGGAGGAAATAG
- the thrS gene encoding threonine--tRNA ligase: MVALTFPDGARREFPDNITGFDIAKGISPSLLKRTVAMALDGVVADLSDPITRDARIEFLTREDPRALELIRHDAAHVLAEAVQSLWPGTQVTIGPVIENGFYYDFFRNEPFTTEDLPVIEKKMREIIARDAPFTKEVWSREKTKDVFRDKGEMFKVELVDAIPGNEPIKIYKQGEWFDLCRGPHMTSTAKIGSAFKLMKVAGAYWRGDSRNPMLTRIYGTAFAKQEELDAYLHQMEEAEKRDHRRLGRELDLFHFQEEGPGTVFWHAKGWTMFQTIIAYMRRRLAGDYDEVNAPQLLDKSLWETSGHWGWFRENMFQATSAGDDTDDERVYAIKPMNCPGHIQIFKHGLRSYRELPLRLAEFGVVHRYEPSGALHGLMRVRGFTQDDAHVFCTEDQLADECLKINDLILSTYSDFGFEGDLTVKLSTRPEQRVGSDAAWDHAESVMQDVLKRIAASNNRIKTAINPGEGAFYGPKFEYVLRDAIGRDWQCGTTQVDFNLPERFGAFYIDADGSKKPPVMVHRAICGSLERFTGILLEHYAGHMPLWLAPVQGVVATITSEGDDYAAEVLAAARKAGLRVNLDLRNEKINYKVREHSLAKVPALLVVGRKEAAERTVSIRRLGSEGQKVMPLDVALKMLVEEATPPDLKRGQREAA; the protein is encoded by the coding sequence ATGGTTGCCCTCACCTTCCCCGACGGCGCGCGCCGCGAATTCCCCGACAACATCACAGGCTTCGACATCGCCAAGGGCATCTCGCCCTCGCTCTTGAAGCGCACCGTGGCGATGGCGCTCGACGGCGTGGTCGCCGACCTGTCCGATCCGATCACGCGCGACGCCAGGATCGAATTCCTGACCCGCGAAGACCCGCGCGCGCTCGAGCTGATCCGCCATGACGCCGCGCATGTGCTCGCGGAAGCGGTGCAGTCACTTTGGCCCGGCACCCAGGTGACCATCGGCCCGGTGATCGAGAACGGCTTCTATTACGACTTCTTCCGCAACGAGCCATTCACGACGGAAGACCTGCCCGTCATCGAGAAGAAGATGCGCGAGATCATCGCGCGCGATGCGCCCTTCACCAAGGAAGTCTGGTCGCGCGAAAAGACCAAGGACGTCTTCCGCGACAAGGGCGAGATGTTCAAGGTCGAACTGGTCGACGCCATTCCCGGCAACGAGCCGATCAAGATCTACAAGCAGGGCGAATGGTTCGATCTCTGCCGCGGCCCGCACATGACCTCTACGGCCAAGATCGGCAGCGCCTTCAAGCTGATGAAAGTCGCGGGCGCCTATTGGCGCGGCGATTCCAGGAACCCGATGCTGACGCGCATCTACGGCACCGCTTTTGCCAAGCAGGAAGAGCTCGACGCCTATCTGCATCAGATGGAGGAAGCCGAGAAGCGCGACCATCGCCGGCTCGGCCGCGAACTCGATCTCTTTCATTTCCAGGAGGAAGGTCCCGGCACCGTGTTCTGGCACGCCAAGGGCTGGACGATGTTCCAGACCATCATCGCGTATATGCGGCGGCGGCTGGCCGGCGACTATGATGAGGTGAACGCCCCGCAACTGCTCGACAAGTCGCTGTGGGAGACCTCCGGCCACTGGGGCTGGTTCCGCGAGAACATGTTCCAGGCGACATCCGCTGGCGACGACACCGATGACGAACGTGTCTACGCCATCAAGCCGATGAACTGCCCGGGCCATATCCAGATCTTCAAGCATGGGCTGCGGTCGTATCGCGAATTGCCGCTGCGTCTTGCCGAGTTCGGCGTCGTGCATCGCTACGAGCCGTCCGGTGCGCTGCATGGCCTGATGCGCGTGCGCGGCTTCACGCAGGACGACGCGCATGTCTTCTGCACTGAGGACCAGCTCGCCGACGAGTGCCTGAAGATCAACGACCTGATCCTGTCGACCTATTCGGATTTCGGCTTCGAGGGCGACCTGACGGTGAAGCTCTCGACGCGGCCGGAACAGCGCGTCGGTTCGGACGCTGCGTGGGATCACGCCGAAAGCGTCATGCAGGATGTGCTCAAGCGCATCGCTGCGAGCAACAATCGGATCAAGACGGCGATCAATCCCGGCGAAGGCGCATTCTACGGACCGAAATTCGAATACGTGCTGCGCGACGCCATCGGCCGCGACTGGCAATGTGGCACCACCCAGGTCGACTTCAACCTGCCGGAACGGTTCGGCGCGTTTTACATCGACGCTGACGGCTCGAAGAAACCGCCGGTAATGGTGCATCGCGCAATCTGCGGTTCGCTGGAACGTTTCACCGGCATCCTGCTCGAACATTATGCCGGCCACATGCCGCTGTGGCTTGCTCCGGTGCAGGGCGTGGTCGCGACCATCACGTCGGAGGGCGATGACTATGCCGCCGAGGTGCTGGCGGCGGCGCGCAAGGCGGGCCTGCGCGTGAACCTCGACCTGCGCAACGAGAAGATCAATTACAAGGTGCGCGAACACTCGCTCGCAAAGGTGCCCGCGTTGCTCGTCGTCGGCAGGAAGGAAGCCGCCGAGCGCACCGTGTCGATCCGTCGTCTGGGCAGCGAGGGGCAGAAGGTGATGCCGCTCGATGTCGCGCTGAAGATGCTGGTGGAAGAAGCAACCCCGCCGGACCTCAAGCGCGGGCAGAGGGAAGCGGCCTAG
- a CDS encoding cytochrome c: MRRVSNPLLQYVFAILFVGVAFAEPTTGVDPKPNAKNGERLALQWCASCHLVTPTQRQASAAVPSFAEIAKRSRFNAAQLALFLLNPHPVMPNLALTRREAADLAAYIAQMRK; encoded by the coding sequence ATGCGCCGTGTCTCCAATCCGCTGCTGCAGTACGTATTTGCAATCCTGTTTGTAGGTGTCGCATTCGCAGAACCGACGACGGGCGTCGACCCGAAGCCCAATGCGAAGAATGGCGAGCGCCTTGCGCTGCAATGGTGCGCAAGCTGCCATCTGGTCACGCCCACGCAACGCCAAGCGTCTGCTGCGGTGCCATCCTTTGCAGAGATCGCCAAGCGATCGCGCTTCAACGCCGCCCAGCTCGCACTGTTTCTGCTAAATCCGCATCCGGTGATGCCAAACCTGGCGCTCACCCGGCGAGAGGCGGCCGATCTTGCCGCCTACATCGCACAGATGCGCAAATAG
- a CDS encoding nitroreductase, whose protein sequence is MQNALDLLKTRRSVKPIEMTGPGPSPTEIETLLTIASRVPDHGKLTPWRFIVFEGAHRLAIGEALAALFQADHPDATPDQIEFERQRLARAPLVIAVVSRAAPHLKIPEWEQLMSAGAAAMNLVTAAHALGYAAAWLTEWYAYDRRVLEKLGLSSAEKIVGFIHIGKPVRPPEDRPRPPLSDIVTRFGA, encoded by the coding sequence ATGCAGAACGCCCTTGATCTCCTGAAAACCCGCCGTTCCGTGAAGCCGATCGAGATGACCGGCCCCGGCCCCTCGCCCACGGAAATCGAAACCCTCCTGACAATCGCCTCGCGCGTGCCCGACCACGGCAAGCTCACGCCCTGGCGATTCATCGTGTTCGAGGGAGCGCATCGCCTCGCAATCGGCGAGGCGCTTGCGGCGCTCTTTCAGGCCGACCACCCGGACGCCACGCCCGACCAGATCGAGTTCGAGCGCCAGCGCCTCGCGCGCGCGCCGCTGGTCATCGCCGTGGTCAGCCGCGCCGCCCCGCATTTGAAAATCCCGGAATGGGAGCAGCTCATGTCGGCAGGCGCCGCGGCGATGAATCTGGTCACCGCCGCGCATGCGCTCGGCTATGCGGCCGCCTGGCTGACCGAATGGTACGCCTACGACCGCCGCGTGCTTGAAAAGCTGGGTCTCTCATCAGCGGAGAAGATCGTCGGATTCATCCATATCGGCAAGCCAGTGCGCCCGCCGGAAGACCGGCCGCGCCCGCCCCTGTCCGACATTGTCACCCGCTTCGGTGCGTGA
- a CDS encoding flavin reductase family protein: MFYETRKNDHGLPHDPFKAIVAPRPIGWISSVNAKGDINLAPYSFFNGVASRPPVVMFASEGRKDSLAFIAETGEFVCNLATWDLRHAMNATSAPLPRGSNEMVHAGLASAPSRLVQPPRVAASPCALECKLLQIVQLSDVDGRALDNHVVFGQVIGVHIDDRYIADGLLDSAAMKPIARCGYHDYSVMESTFSMRRPQG; the protein is encoded by the coding sequence ATGTTCTACGAGACCCGCAAGAACGATCACGGCTTGCCGCATGACCCGTTCAAGGCGATCGTCGCGCCGCGGCCGATCGGCTGGATCAGCTCGGTGAACGCCAAAGGCGATATCAATCTCGCGCCCTATTCCTTCTTCAACGGCGTCGCCAGCCGCCCGCCGGTCGTCATGTTCGCCAGCGAAGGCCGCAAGGATTCCCTCGCCTTCATCGCGGAGACCGGCGAATTCGTCTGCAATCTCGCGACCTGGGATCTGCGCCACGCGATGAACGCGACGTCGGCGCCGCTGCCGCGCGGCTCAAATGAAATGGTGCATGCCGGCCTCGCGTCGGCGCCGTCGCGCCTGGTGCAACCGCCGCGCGTCGCCGCCTCGCCCTGTGCGCTGGAATGCAAGTTGCTGCAGATCGTACAATTGTCCGATGTCGACGGCCGCGCGCTCGACAACCATGTCGTCTTTGGGCAGGTCATCGGCGTTCACATCGACGACCGCTATATCGCCGACGGCCTGCTCGACAGCGCCGCCATGAAGCCAATCGCCCGCTGCGGTTACCATGACTATTCGGTCATGGAGAGCACCTTCAGCATGCGTCGTCCGCAAGGCTGA
- a CDS encoding patatin-like phospholipase family protein, translated as MKVLQGLIRRATNGDRAVEATAEKKTPKASIGLALGGGAARGFAHIGILRTLMAHGIQPDVVVGTSIGAVAGGCFIAGNLDAFQDWAHSLTKRGVLSYLDVSLGGSGLISGGRLTARLEATIGDLLIEDLPARFASIATELGTGHEIWLTRGRLVDAMHASYALPGIFTPVRLGGRWLVDGALVNPVPVSAARALGARMVIAVNLNSELTSRGATISSHGPDADDEAALKQLREQAEASGLSIFNPERFMKRHFLNAARGPNISSVMVDAFNIMQDRVTRARLAGDPPDVLINPRLGKIGLFDFHRAKETTEIGTHAAERAIADIKDAIATLT; from the coding sequence ATGAAGGTGCTGCAGGGCTTGATCCGGCGCGCGACCAATGGAGATCGCGCCGTCGAAGCGACCGCTGAAAAGAAAACGCCCAAGGCGAGCATCGGCCTCGCGCTGGGCGGCGGCGCGGCGCGCGGATTCGCGCATATCGGCATCCTGCGAACCCTGATGGCGCATGGCATTCAGCCCGATGTCGTGGTCGGCACGTCAATCGGCGCGGTCGCCGGCGGCTGCTTCATCGCCGGTAATCTCGACGCTTTTCAGGACTGGGCGCACAGCCTCACCAAACGCGGCGTGCTCAGCTATCTCGATGTCAGTCTCGGCGGCTCCGGTCTCATCAGCGGTGGTCGCCTCACCGCGCGGCTGGAAGCGACCATCGGTGACTTGCTGATCGAAGATTTGCCGGCGCGCTTTGCCTCGATCGCCACCGAGCTCGGCACCGGCCATGAAATCTGGCTGACACGCGGCCGCCTCGTCGACGCAATGCACGCCTCCTACGCCCTGCCTGGCATTTTCACACCGGTGCGACTCGGCGGACGCTGGCTGGTCGACGGCGCTCTGGTCAATCCGGTGCCGGTGTCGGCGGCGCGCGCGCTCGGCGCCCGCATGGTGATCGCCGTCAACCTGAATTCGGAGCTGACAAGCCGCGGTGCCACCATTTCCAGTCACGGTCCCGACGCCGACGACGAGGCTGCGCTGAAGCAATTGCGCGAACAGGCGGAAGCGAGCGGCCTGTCGATCTTCAATCCCGAGCGATTCATGAAGCGGCACTTCCTCAACGCCGCACGCGGCCCGAACATTTCGAGCGTGATGGTGGACGCCTTCAACATCATGCAGGACCGCGTGACCCGCGCGCGGCTCGCCGGCGACCCGCCGGACGTGCTGATCAACCCGCGACTCGGCAAGATCGGCTTGTTCGATTTTCACCGCGCGAAGGAAACCACCGAGATCGGCACGCATGCGGCCGAACGTGCGATCGCCGACATCAAGGATGCGATTGCGACGCTGACGTGA
- a CDS encoding CBS domain-containing protein: MIVKTILATKGSNVVTIDPTATLAEASKLLAERRIGAVVVTGAGQRIVGIVSERDIVRALAEHGTQALSLPLTDFMTRKVVTCTCAETISGLMERMTGGKFRHIPVVEDDRMVGIISIGDVVKMRVMEMEQEHNAMRDYIQTA; encoded by the coding sequence ATGATTGTCAAAACAATACTGGCAACCAAAGGCAGCAACGTCGTCACGATCGATCCGACAGCGACATTGGCGGAGGCGAGCAAACTCCTGGCCGAGCGTCGCATCGGCGCCGTCGTGGTGACCGGCGCAGGACAACGCATTGTCGGTATTGTTTCCGAGCGCGACATTGTGCGCGCGCTGGCAGAGCACGGGACGCAGGCGCTCTCCCTTCCATTGACCGACTTCATGACTCGCAAAGTGGTGACCTGCACCTGCGCGGAAACCATTTCCGGCCTGATGGAGCGCATGACGGGCGGAAAATTCCGTCACATCCCGGTGGTGGAAGACGATCGCATGGTCGGTATCATTTCCATCGGCGACGTCGTCAAGATGCGCGTGATGGAAATGGAGCAAGAGCACAACGCGATGCGCGACTACATCCAGACGGCGTGA